In one Parageobacillus genomosp. 1 genomic region, the following are encoded:
- the resA gene encoding thiol-disulfide oxidoreductase ResA produces MKKQQRLIMRTVILLLLLAAVGYTIYSNFFTEKERVKVGSVAPDFVLTDLQGKEHRLSDYRGKGVFLNFWGTWCKPCEKEMPYINRQYDVYKKQGVEVLAVNVGETKLSVQKFADRFGLTFPIMIDREDQVMNAYDVGQLPATFLIDKNGKVKKIITGTMTEEMVKQYMESIKP; encoded by the coding sequence ATGAAAAAACAACAGCGGCTTATTATGCGAACGGTTATTTTATTACTGTTATTGGCGGCGGTAGGATACACGATTTATTCCAACTTTTTTACAGAAAAAGAAAGGGTAAAAGTTGGTTCGGTAGCGCCAGATTTTGTTTTGACAGATTTACAAGGGAAAGAACACCGTCTTTCTGATTATCGCGGCAAAGGCGTATTTTTAAACTTCTGGGGAACGTGGTGCAAACCGTGCGAGAAAGAAATGCCGTACATCAACCGACAATATGATGTTTACAAAAAGCAAGGCGTTGAGGTGCTAGCGGTCAACGTCGGCGAAACGAAACTGAGCGTGCAAAAGTTTGCCGATCGTTTTGGCCTGACGTTTCCGATTATGATTGACCGTGAGGATCAAGTGATGAACGCTTATGATGTCGGCCAGCTGCCGGCCACGTTTTTGATCGATAAAAACGGCAAAGTGAAAAAAATCATTACTGGAACGATGACAGAAGAGATGGTAAAGCAGTATATGGAAAGCATCAAACCGTAA
- the rluB gene encoding 23S rRNA pseudouridine(2605) synthase RluB: MERLQKVIARAGIASRRKAEQLILQGKVKVNGKVVTELGVKVGPQDKVEVDGIPVEREEPVYYLLYKPRGVISSVKDDKGRKVVTDFFKDLDKRIYPIGRLDYDTSGILLLTNDGDFANLLMHPRYEIEKVYIAKVKGIPTREQLKQLEKGIMLEDGMTAPAKVKMLSINKQKQTAIVEIRIHEGRNRQVRRMFEAIGCNVMKLKRERYAFLDLKGLNPGDYRELTPHEVKQLRALALSGGSK, from the coding sequence ATGGAACGCTTGCAAAAAGTGATTGCCCGTGCAGGAATCGCGTCAAGGCGGAAGGCGGAACAACTCATCTTGCAAGGGAAAGTGAAAGTAAACGGAAAAGTTGTTACCGAACTTGGCGTGAAAGTAGGCCCGCAAGATAAAGTCGAAGTAGACGGAATACCGGTGGAACGGGAGGAGCCGGTATATTATCTTCTTTATAAACCGCGCGGAGTGATTTCAAGTGTGAAAGACGACAAAGGCCGCAAAGTGGTGACCGATTTTTTCAAAGATCTTGATAAACGCATTTATCCGATTGGCCGTCTCGATTACGATACGTCCGGAATTCTGTTGCTTACAAACGACGGTGATTTTGCTAATTTATTAATGCACCCGCGCTATGAAATCGAAAAAGTGTATATTGCCAAAGTAAAAGGCATCCCGACGCGGGAGCAATTAAAACAGCTTGAAAAAGGGATTATGCTCGAAGACGGCATGACGGCGCCGGCAAAAGTAAAAATGCTTTCTATCAATAAACAAAAGCAGACAGCGATTGTTGAAATCCGCATTCATGAAGGGCGCAACCGTCAAGTGCGCCGCATGTTTGAAGCGATCGGCTGCAATGTGATGAAATTGAAGCGGGAACGTTACGCGTTTTTGGATTTAAAGGGGCTCAATCCCGGGGATTACCGCGAACTGACGCCGCATGAAGTAAAACAGTTGCGCGCGCTTGCGCTATCAGGCGGCAGTAAGTAA
- a CDS encoding spore maturation protein: MAFIQIISTWLIPVTIAFILLYGTIKKVPTYEAFVEGGKEGIQIAFSLIPYLVGMLVSIAIFRASGALDYMMNGIKPLADAIGLPAEVVPLAMIRTISGTAALGMTTDLIATYGPDSFIGRLASTIQGSTETTLYVLTVYFGAVGIKKMGDALKVGILADILSFIVSFFIVLLVFGK; encoded by the coding sequence ATGGCGTTTATTCAAATTATTTCTACCTGGCTTATTCCGGTAACGATCGCGTTTATCCTTTTATATGGAACGATAAAAAAAGTGCCGACTTATGAAGCGTTTGTCGAAGGCGGAAAAGAAGGGATACAGATTGCGTTTTCACTTATTCCGTATTTAGTCGGCATGCTTGTATCGATTGCCATTTTCCGCGCGTCCGGCGCGCTTGATTATATGATGAACGGGATTAAGCCGCTTGCCGATGCGATCGGCCTTCCGGCTGAAGTGGTGCCGTTGGCGATGATTCGCACCATTTCCGGCACCGCCGCGCTTGGAATGACAACCGATTTAATTGCTACCTATGGCCCGGATTCGTTTATCGGGCGGTTGGCTTCCACGATTCAAGGAAGTACGGAAACAACGCTGTATGTGCTAACAGTGTATTTCGGAGCCGTTGGGATTAAAAAGATGGGAGACGCATTAAAAGTAGGGATTTTAGCAGATATCCTCAGTTTTATCGTTTCCTTTTTTATTGTTTTGCTTGTCTTTGGCAAATAG
- a CDS encoding nucleoside recognition domain-containing protein, translating to MVNLIWVLMALVGIVFAMFHGTMNKVNEAIFKSAKEAVTISIGMISILVFWLGLMKIAEEAGLLERLARVCKPLVRRLFPEVPPNHPALGYIVSNMIANMFGLGNAATPMGIKAMEELKKLNGHKDVASRSMVTFLAINTSSITLIPATVISIRMTYGSASPGEIIGTTLVASTISTVGAVLIDRYYYWKRTRKGGKR from the coding sequence ATGGTTAATCTAATTTGGGTGTTGATGGCGCTCGTCGGAATTGTGTTTGCAATGTTTCATGGTACGATGAATAAAGTGAATGAAGCCATTTTTAAAAGCGCGAAGGAAGCCGTTACGATCAGCATCGGCATGATCAGCATCCTGGTGTTTTGGCTTGGCCTGATGAAAATCGCAGAAGAAGCAGGGCTGCTAGAAAGGCTGGCGCGTGTTTGCAAGCCACTCGTCCGCCGTCTTTTTCCGGAAGTGCCGCCCAACCATCCCGCGCTCGGCTATATCGTTTCCAATATGATTGCCAATATGTTTGGCCTCGGCAACGCCGCCACCCCAATGGGAATTAAGGCGATGGAAGAGTTAAAAAAGCTCAACGGCCATAAAGATGTAGCAAGCCGTTCGATGGTAACGTTTTTAGCCATTAATACTTCAAGTATCACCTTAATTCCAGCGACAGTCATTTCGATCCGCATGACATACGGCTCGGCATCGCCGGGAGAAATTATCGGTACGACGCTTGTCGCTTCGACGATTTCAACCGTCGGGGCTGTGCTGATTGATCGTTATTATTACTGGAAACGCACGCGGAAGGGCGGGAAGCGGTAA
- a CDS encoding D-alanyl-D-alanine carboxypeptidase family protein, with protein MKIRKQIVLFIAAMTMLFSCIPDQAKAMGEEKGMGGISAQSAILMEQHSGRILFEKDAHTKRRIASITKIMTAILAIESGKMDDTVTVSERAVHTEGSSIYLKEGEKIKLRDLVYGTMLRSGNDAAVAIAEHVGGSLEGFVFLMNQKAAEIGMRNTHFANPHGLDDSENHYSTAYDMALLMQYAMKNKEFRKISRTKVYRAPAAPGEDWDRVWRNKNKLLTKLYEYCTGGKTGYTKRAKRTLVTTASKGGMDLIAVTLDAPDDWNDHIAMYEYGFDHYKMAKVDRERIVKKIRDSFYRKNIQASRDLRYPVTEEEIKELRVKIYLLRPKKEWQKDESSIPIIVGKAVLYLGDKAVDEVPLLYKKSMSKETDHSVWNVFHFLGVGNDG; from the coding sequence ATGAAGATACGGAAACAAATTGTACTGTTCATCGCAGCGATGACGATGCTTTTTTCATGTATTCCGGATCAAGCAAAGGCAATGGGCGAAGAAAAGGGAATGGGCGGAATAAGTGCACAAAGCGCGATTTTAATGGAACAGCATTCAGGGCGCATATTATTTGAAAAAGATGCACATACAAAGCGGCGCATTGCCAGCATTACAAAAATTATGACCGCGATTTTGGCAATCGAATCAGGCAAAATGGATGACACGGTAACGGTGAGCGAGCGTGCTGTACATACAGAAGGGTCATCGATTTATTTAAAAGAAGGGGAAAAAATAAAGCTTCGCGATCTTGTCTATGGGACGATGCTGCGTTCGGGAAATGACGCGGCGGTGGCGATTGCCGAACATGTCGGCGGCAGCTTAGAAGGCTTTGTTTTTTTAATGAACCAAAAAGCAGCAGAAATCGGCATGCGCAATACCCATTTTGCCAATCCGCACGGATTGGATGATTCGGAAAATCACTATTCCACTGCCTATGACATGGCGCTTCTTATGCAATATGCGATGAAAAATAAGGAGTTTCGCAAGATTTCTAGAACAAAAGTATACCGGGCTCCTGCTGCTCCCGGAGAAGATTGGGATCGGGTATGGCGGAATAAAAATAAGCTGCTTACTAAATTGTATGAGTATTGTACGGGAGGAAAAACCGGCTATACCAAACGGGCAAAGCGAACGCTTGTGACTACCGCTTCTAAAGGCGGAATGGATTTAATTGCGGTAACATTGGACGCGCCGGATGATTGGAACGATCACATCGCTATGTATGAATATGGGTTTGATCATTATAAAATGGCCAAAGTCGATCGGGAACGAATAGTGAAAAAGATTCGTGATTCCTTTTATCGAAAAAATATACAAGCAAGCCGTGACCTGCGATATCCTGTGACGGAAGAAGAAATCAAAGAACTGCGTGTAAAAATTTATCTTCTGCGTCCAAAAAAAGAATGGCAGAAAGACGAAAGCAGTATCCCAATCATTGTTGGGAAAGCAGTACTTTACTTAGGAGATAAAGCAGTCGATGAAGTTCCGCTTTTGTATAAAAAGAGTATGAGCAAGGAAACGGACCATTCCGTTTGGAATGTATTTCATTTTTTAGGTGTGGGAAACGATGGTTAA
- a CDS encoding superoxide dismutase, translated as MNEQERFQQYVAEVKEWGKQVEQILLQRGEDGGDCRVDSLLSYIEHHGDAWTEDAIYELQRMVDEVYEKALVFQQNGQLAIRQEESGIEERQQTYVAAGKHVLPPLPYSYDALEPHISREIMRLHHTKHHQSYVDGLNKAEKMMKKARETNDYELLKHWEREAAFHGSGHYLHTIFWNNMHPEGGGQPRGALLEQIKRDFGSFERFKRHFTEAAKSVEGVGWALLIWSPRSRRLEILQTEKHQLMTQWDTIPLLVLDVWEHAYYLQYKNDRAAYINSWWNVVNWRDVEERFEQARKLQWKPF; from the coding sequence ATGAATGAACAAGAACGATTTCAACAATATGTGGCGGAAGTAAAAGAATGGGGAAAACAAGTGGAACAAATTTTGCTGCAGCGGGGGGAGGACGGCGGCGATTGCCGCGTTGATTCATTGCTTTCCTACATCGAACATCATGGCGACGCATGGACGGAGGACGCCATTTATGAACTTCAGCGCATGGTGGACGAAGTATATGAAAAAGCGCTGGTGTTTCAGCAAAATGGACAGTTGGCCATCAGACAGGAGGAAAGCGGAATAGAAGAAAGACAACAAACATATGTGGCAGCCGGCAAGCACGTCCTCCCGCCGCTTCCATACAGCTACGATGCGCTTGAGCCGCATATTTCCAGAGAAATTATGCGGCTGCATCATACAAAGCATCATCAAAGCTATGTGGACGGCTTAAATAAAGCGGAAAAAATGATGAAAAAAGCGCGCGAAACGAATGACTATGAACTGTTGAAACACTGGGAGCGGGAAGCGGCGTTCCACGGTTCCGGACATTATTTGCATACGATTTTTTGGAATAATATGCACCCAGAAGGCGGCGGCCAACCGCGCGGTGCGCTACTAGAACAAATAAAACGAGATTTTGGAAGTTTTGAAAGATTTAAGCGTCATTTTACCGAGGCAGCAAAAAGCGTCGAAGGAGTCGGCTGGGCGCTGCTCATTTGGTCGCCGCGGTCCCGCCGTTTAGAAATTTTACAGACGGAAAAGCATCAGTTAATGACCCAGTGGGATACGATCCCGCTGTTGGTGCTCGACGTTTGGGAACATGCTTATTATTTACAATATAAAAACGACCGTGCTGCATATATTAACAGCTGGTGGAACGTCGTCAACTGGCGCGATGTGGAAGAACGGTTCGAGCAGGCGCGCAAGCTGCAGTGGAAGCCATTTTAA
- a CDS encoding DUF2935 domain-containing protein — protein MNKTLEQEALWEMRFWIQILGDHCRFILESLAEKEKVEIDQAKRFIHVFDELLEEARRPSVESWAALVQRGKEAGERLRAFKLHLLKRLLTEKISFSLPPTFVNHMVNELEEWLRLAGYYVQGRRPPSIHPLHHDLLWLLDAAGHAGAIHDSLDHVEKDLKQQSLTFTKEWEDFYLKAVEMAGYLRTNVYDFPALHRFHRDIQLEMVIFQCFLRELEELELNKEVLGVLTPLMADHMAREECYYLQKLSETTNEVKPPACDPTKPRTE, from the coding sequence GTGAACAAAACATTGGAACAAGAAGCATTATGGGAAATGCGCTTTTGGATACAAATTCTTGGCGACCATTGTCGATTTATTCTTGAATCTTTAGCAGAAAAAGAAAAGGTGGAAATTGATCAAGCAAAACGATTCATTCATGTATTTGATGAACTGTTAGAAGAAGCGCGCCGGCCGTCAGTAGAATCTTGGGCTGCGCTTGTTCAGCGCGGAAAAGAGGCAGGGGAACGGCTGCGGGCATTTAAACTTCATTTGTTGAAACGACTTTTGACAGAAAAAATCAGCTTTTCCCTTCCTCCTACTTTCGTCAACCATATGGTAAATGAATTAGAAGAATGGCTGCGGCTTGCGGGCTATTACGTTCAAGGAAGACGGCCTCCTAGCATCCATCCGCTTCATCATGATTTGTTATGGCTTCTCGACGCAGCTGGCCACGCCGGTGCAATCCACGACAGCCTTGATCATGTAGAAAAGGACTTGAAACAGCAAAGCCTCACTTTTACAAAAGAATGGGAAGATTTTTATTTAAAAGCGGTTGAAATGGCAGGATATTTACGGACAAACGTATACGATTTCCCTGCTTTACATCGCTTTCACCGCGACATTCAATTGGAAATGGTTATTTTCCAATGTTTTTTGCGCGAATTGGAAGAGTTGGAGCTGAACAAAGAAGTGCTTGGCGTCCTCACTCCACTGATGGCGGACCATATGGCAAGAGAAGAATGTTATTATTTACAAAAATTATCTGAAACGACGAATGAAGTAAAGCCGCCTGCCTGCGATCCGACAAAACCTCGGACTGAATAA
- a CDS encoding YpuI family protein: MANAIVFQQTKQVEAFLQKTVQTLSDYLNETTLSKLLEEQEGGDKAYYQLLLSNLRRLVVYCEEGLEACRIVLSEEPFRKTAAEKTLYRVYHLCIAEYFAPKSDAWYEDSRSAYTGRNSLKFRQTPPPSFKKLLLSLESEFQTIREELEFYETDYRTKSIQSK; this comes from the coding sequence ATGGCAAACGCAATCGTTTTTCAGCAAACGAAACAAGTCGAAGCTTTTTTGCAAAAAACGGTGCAGACGCTGTCCGATTATTTAAATGAGACGACGCTGTCCAAACTCTTGGAAGAACAGGAGGGTGGAGATAAAGCATATTATCAATTGCTGCTTTCCAATTTGCGCCGCCTTGTTGTCTATTGCGAAGAAGGGCTCGAGGCGTGCCGCATCGTATTGAGCGAAGAGCCGTTTCGCAAAACGGCCGCGGAAAAGACGCTGTACCGCGTTTACCATTTATGCATCGCCGAATATTTTGCTCCGAAAAGCGATGCTTGGTACGAAGACAGCCGTTCTGCTTATACCGGGCGCAATTCGCTGAAATTTCGCCAAACTCCGCCGCCTTCGTTCAAGAAGCTGTTACTGTCGCTGGAAAGCGAATTTCAGACGATTCGCGAAGAGCTGGAATTTTATGAAACAGACTATCGCACAAAGTCGATTCAATCCAAATAG
- the scpB gene encoding SMC-Scp complex subunit ScpB, translated as MEMSEYKAIVEGLLFAAGDEGLSLQQIASVLEIKEEQAKEIVSALKEEYERGQRGIQLVELAGVFQLATKKEHAPYLKKLVESPSSTSLSQAALETLAIIAYRQPITRAEIEEIRGVKSDKPIQTLMARALIKEVGRAEGTGRPILYGTTKEFLDYFGLKTLEELPPLPELQEGGEMEKEADLFFEKFEENFNEST; from the coding sequence ATGGAGATGAGCGAATATAAGGCGATTGTCGAAGGGTTGCTGTTTGCGGCCGGCGATGAGGGGCTGTCCCTTCAGCAAATCGCTTCCGTATTAGAAATCAAAGAGGAGCAGGCGAAAGAGATTGTTTCTGCTTTAAAAGAAGAGTATGAGCGCGGGCAGCGCGGCATTCAGCTTGTGGAGTTGGCGGGGGTGTTTCAGCTGGCGACGAAAAAAGAACATGCCCCTTATTTAAAAAAGCTTGTCGAATCGCCTAGTTCCACTTCATTGTCGCAAGCGGCACTCGAGACACTGGCGATCATCGCTTACCGCCAGCCGATCACCAGGGCGGAAATCGAAGAAATCCGTGGAGTGAAAAGCGACAAGCCGATCCAAACGTTAATGGCGAGAGCGCTGATCAAAGAAGTCGGGCGTGCGGAAGGAACAGGACGCCCGATTTTATACGGCACGACAAAAGAATTTTTGGACTACTTTGGGCTCAAAACACTAGAGGAACTGCCCCCGCTTCCAGAATTACAAGAGGGCGGCGAAATGGAGAAGGAAGCGGATTTATTTTTTGAAAAATTTGAAGAAAATTTTAACGAGTCAACGTGA
- a CDS encoding segregation/condensation protein A, with amino-acid sequence MNVQYNVKIDAFEGPLDLLLHLINRYEIDIYDIPVAQITEQYMAYIHTMQELQLDIASEYLVMAATLLAIKSKMLLPKHEEEILDEGMELSESDPREELMQRLLEYKKYKEAAQALKKKEEERALLFTKPPSDLSMYADEKELMQRPLQVNVYDMLGALSKLLRRKKLQKPLRTKIARQDISIEKRMEEILQELKHTKTRKNFYDLFPYYDRGYIVVTFLAILELMKKNAIIIEQERNFADIFISSNERME; translated from the coding sequence ATGAACGTGCAATATAACGTGAAAATTGATGCGTTTGAAGGTCCGCTTGACCTTTTACTGCATTTAATTAATCGCTATGAAATTGATATTTATGATATTCCAGTTGCGCAAATTACCGAGCAGTACATGGCGTACATTCATACGATGCAAGAATTGCAACTCGATATTGCCAGCGAATATTTAGTCATGGCGGCGACGCTGTTGGCGATCAAAAGCAAAATGCTGCTGCCGAAACATGAGGAAGAAATATTGGACGAAGGAATGGAGCTATCGGAAAGCGACCCACGTGAAGAACTGATGCAGCGGCTGTTAGAATATAAAAAATATAAAGAAGCCGCGCAGGCGTTAAAAAAGAAGGAAGAAGAACGGGCGCTTTTATTTACGAAGCCGCCGAGCGATTTAAGCATGTACGCGGACGAAAAGGAGCTGATGCAGCGGCCGCTTCAAGTTAATGTGTATGACATGCTCGGTGCGCTCTCCAAGCTGTTGCGCCGCAAAAAACTGCAAAAGCCGCTGCGGACAAAAATCGCCCGGCAAGACATTTCCATTGAAAAGCGCATGGAAGAAATTTTGCAAGAATTAAAGCACACGAAAACGCGCAAAAATTTTTATGATTTATTTCCGTATTATGACCGTGGATATATTGTCGTCACGTTTTTAGCGATTTTAGAGCTGATGAAAAAAAACGCAATCATTATTGAACAAGAACGGAATTTTGCCGACATTTTCATCTCTAGCAATGAAAGGATGGAATAA
- a CDS encoding DUF309 domain-containing protein, producing the protein MDTIRIQQIGEVVKPCIPEAYIRYLVHFHTDRDYFECHEILEEHWKENGYKKVWVVLIQIAVALYHHRRGNNQGALRMMQKARALLEKEQRAIHGLGLDEQRLAEQLERYMERIMQNKAYKSIELPIRDETLRKICQTICEKQGLTWGQASDLNNVYLMHKHKLRDRTEVIAARERKRKNKELPDR; encoded by the coding sequence ATGGATACCATACGGATACAACAAATAGGAGAGGTCGTGAAGCCATGTATCCCTGAAGCCTATATTCGTTATCTAGTTCATTTTCATACCGACCGCGATTATTTCGAGTGCCACGAAATATTGGAAGAACATTGGAAAGAGAATGGGTATAAAAAAGTATGGGTGGTGCTTATTCAAATCGCCGTCGCACTGTACCATCATCGCCGTGGCAACAATCAGGGGGCGCTGCGCATGATGCAAAAAGCGCGAGCGCTTTTAGAAAAAGAACAGCGAGCTATCCATGGACTAGGTCTGGATGAACAGCGGCTTGCCGAACAGCTCGAGCGCTATATGGAACGGATCATGCAAAATAAAGCATATAAAAGCATCGAACTGCCAATTCGTGATGAAACATTACGGAAAATATGTCAAACGATATGCGAAAAACAAGGGCTTACTTGGGGACAAGCAAGCGACTTAAACAATGTTTACTTAATGCATAAACATAAATTGCGCGATCGCACGGAAGTGATCGCGGCTCGGGAAAGAAAAAGAAAGAACAAAGAGCTGCCGGATCGTTAA